The genomic stretch AATTGacacaaattctatagttacatTTTCACGAAGGGAGTACTACGGAGTACATTGCATGGCTAATTGGCTATGGCATTTGGCATGTGGTGCGTGCTTTGCTTCGGGTACCGGGTACGCACTGTACTGGATTTTTCTCtcacatggccttgtttagtttaccaaaaactaattttttttaaaaaattcttcGTCATATCAAATTTTGCAGCAAATGAATtactattaaatatagataaaaataaaaactaattatatagtttgcctataaattatGACATGAATTTTTTAACAttagttactttataattggacaatgtttatcaaataaaaataaaaaagactatagtatcaaatttcaaaaaaaaatctaaatacACAATGCGCACGCTGGCACACACATTTTTGTCTGCACAGCTAGCAGTCAGCAAAGCAATGATCCATGCATGAATTTCTGCTCCGTCCTTTTGTATTACTATAAAGTACGGAGTAGTACGTATGATTCAGGCCTTGTcctaaaaattcaaaaactttttcaaaattccctgtcacatcgaatcttatgtcaCATGTATAAATTATTAAAtttaaacaaaaacaaaaattaattgcacagtttgtctataaattatgaaataaatcttttaagtctagttagtctataattgaataatatttgtcaaataaaaacaaaaatgctacagtgccaaaatctaaaaaatttcggaactaaacaaggcctcagtctcGGTGAGCAGATAGATACTTTAAAACTTTTGCAAAATGGGTatggtagtattttcgtttatatttgataaatattattcaataatgaattaactagacttaaaagattcatttcataaattatagataaattgtgtaattaattatttttttatctatagttaatgcttcatgcatgtgccacaagattcgatgtgacgacgaATATgagaaattttgtaaaattttttggaaactaaacaaggcctaaaggtaTACTAGTACATGGTACTTTGTTAATAATAATCCAGTAAGCATCAATTTCAGCTGACCGCCCCTTGGTGCTGCTTTtcttgttaggccttgtttagttatacactaaattcaaaaaaaattcaagatttcttATCGCATCGAATTTTGTGACATATGTATAGAatcttaaatatagattaaaaataactaattgcataatgtgTCTATAATTTGAtacacgaatcttttaagtctaattaatctataattagacgataattactaaatacaaacgaaaatgccttAGGTACTACAGTACAGGACGTACTGCAGTCTTGTTGCATGTGCTGCTGCTTGATGAGGTCTTGTTCAGTTgacctaaaaactaaaaacttttcaagattactcgtcacatcaaatattgcgacacatgtatagaacattaaatatagaaaaaaacaaaaactaattacgtttgcctgtaaatcatgagatgaatcttttgagcctagttagtctatgattagacaatatttatcaaataaaaatgaaaatactacaatacccaaaatccaaaaattttcggaactaaataaggcctgaattgttatttatttattaagcatttGCTAGTACTAGCAGCTGGAAGTATATACTAATACAGAAAATAACGTACAAAATACACAGGTGAGTAGCTTAATTATTGATAAGCAACAAACGGTGTGGCAAAAGTAATCAATTAATGAGAAGtaagagcagagcagagcatgcAAAGGTGACTGGCTAGCTGCTACTACTGGTGCATCTCTCGATGGATCATTACGCCttattgtttagttctcaaaaaaatttgcaaaattttttaaattttccatcatatcaaatcttgaggtatatgtatgaagcattaaatatagataaaaaataataattgcacaatttacatgtaatttgtgagacaaatcttttgaacctccataattggacaatatttgtcaaatacaaatgaaagtgttaccgggtctattttgcaaaaaaaaaattaaactaaacaaggccttaatctgAAACTGATGGATGAGTGGCATGGCTGACTGGCTGGCGCTGCCAGGTACATTCCGCCAGCACAGCCAGCAGCAAGCTAGCAAAGCAGAGTGTCAGCTGATTGATCACCAACGCATGCATGATCGGAGGCGGGGAAGCCGACGACGATCGGTCTAGGCACAAATTAAATGTCCTCCATCAACTGCGCGCATgctttattattatattattatcAGAAGATCACACAATTCAGTTCCGGAGCTGATGTTTATATACGCCTTTGTTGTTTTCTTGAGGATCGGATCGGATCGCacgcaacgcaacgcaacgcaacgcaaAATGGTCGATGTATATGAGCTCGCCGCTCCGGCCCGGCCGGAGATGCAAATAACATAATTCTGCTGCTGCAAACACAATGCATATATTTAATTTGTTTCTTGCGTTGCATTGCATGATATATACTACTATATACAGCAGCAGCATGCATGCTGTTGTATCGCCGCTATTGACTAtggcttgtttagtttgcaaaatttttggtttttgactagtgtagcactttcgtttttatttgataaacattatccaatcacggagtaattaggcttaaaagatttatctcataaattacagataaactgtgtaattagcttttattttcgtctatatttaacactccatgcatacgaccaaaattcgatgtgacggaaaattttgaaattttttgcgaactaaacaaggccatatataTTGCTAGCCAATCGATATGACCACGCGTACGTATGTAGGTACGACGTGTGTTTCCGGCCCTGCGCCGGCCTCCAATgataagccttgtttagatacatccaaaaactcaaaactttacaagattcctcatcacatcgaatcttgcggcacatgcatgaaacattaaatatagataaaaaagataactaattgcacagtttgtttgtaaatcacgagacgaatcttttaagcctagttgttccatgattagataatgtttgtcaaataaaaacgaaaatgctacagtatcaaaatcaaaaaaattttggatctaaacaaggcctaaatccgaCGGACGGACCATAATGCATGCCAGGCATatactgtatatatatatggcgtCCTTTCTCCATATCTGTGATTGGTCCAAAACCGACATCTCTCCTGGTGGCTGTACGTGGTGGTCTCGCCTAACCTCTCtctcatcatgcatgcatgcatggggcCAGTACGTCAGCCAGAGCCAGAGAGAGCCCCCAGTTGTACGCTACGACCTGTCACTATTGCACTACATGCATGAAGAAGAATACAGTAATGAAGACAGACCACCGTTGCATCATGCGTGCTTCATTCCATTCCATCATGTTTTGCTCTTTAATTAGTAGGATAGGAGTATTTGACTGCTGGTATTTATGTTAGGTGGTGCTACTAGTACACAGCAGTAACCAGTACAGTACCCACACTACCCCAGTCAGCAGCATTTGCAATTGCAATTGCAGTTGCAGTTGCTTCCCTTCCATCAGCCGGTCAAATACATGCGGGGCTATACTTATTACTACTAGTAATTATGCACCTTCCAGTCCAGACGACATGAAATAGCTAGGAATGGATGAATGAAgaatatttttgaaaagcctTGTATATATGTAAGTAGTAAAAAGAATAGAtagaatatttatatatatcatttttttttaaaaaaaacaacggATGGGAACTAACTCGTCATCAATTAGTAATTTGTACAGTAACAGTAGTGCTATACTGGAGCTATCTAGCTGGAGTTGTAATAATTAACATCTAACATGTTCATCTCGATCATCTCAGCCTCGCGCGCTCTCAAGGCAGGGGAATTAGGGAAAGCAGAATCAATCAAGCTAGTGAAAAAGCTCCAGTCTCCGGCAGCATGTAGCTCCAGCTCCAGcttaaaacaaaacaaaaaaagggggggggggggggtccaattcaatcaaggaccgggagagagagagagagagagagagagatatgaCGTACTACGATGATCTTTTACTTTAGCGCATGCAAGTTGGCCGGCCGGCGGGACCAATGCAATGCAAGCTATACTATAATGAATGAAAGAAAGCAAGTTAAGTGCATGCATGACAAAGGTACGTACGGTGGACGGGCCCTGCCCTGGTTGAGATACATACTGTACGTAGTACGGAGTAGTataggggagagagagagagagagtcacCGTGCAACAATTGCTGCATTATATTGGATCCCCTGCAACTGCAACAGCTGATCAAGCAAGCATCATGTCACCAGTACGTAGTGCGTACGACGGATACGGAGTACTAGCTAGCTATTAGCTCTGCCGCCGCTCTGCTTCTGTAGgagtaggaggaggaggaggaggaggaggaggaggagtagaGTCATGATCTGCTCTGGAGCTCATGCATGGATCACCAACCATGCCTTtcgttccttccttccttccttcctttacGTACACAAGAAAAGAAATACTAATTGACAGCACGCAGcaaataaataaatggaaataAAACAAAATTAATTAGCTACAAGGAAGAAGAATGCCTGATGGCTAGCTACTACCTAGGACTAGGACCAAACAAAGTACGTAGTCATGGAGGAACCAAGCTAGGCAATAAGTCTGGCGTACGTCATGGTCGtcgatgcagcagcagcagcaggtgctCAGGCTCGGCGGCAGATGATGGATACGTACGTAGAGTGGTAGCTAGTAGTCTCGCCAGCAGACGAGCATGGAGACGCAGCGGCGGACGATGTAGAAGCGCGCCCGGTGCTCCTTGACGGCCTCCACGCATTTCTTCTTGGACAGCCGCGAGTGCGACGACGACTCTgctgcttgtgcttgtgtactcctgctgctgctgctgctgctgctgacgaCGCTGGCCGAGTAGCTCCGGCTGAGCACCGCGGAGGAGGCGTCGTCcgtggccatggccatggcgtgCGGCCTGCCGGATCTGCTCCGCCCCTTGTTGGACAGCTTCCACCTGTCGTCCCCGCCGCCGGACGACGACGAATCCATCACTCTGCCTCACTTGCTGAGGAATGTGCAGTGCGCTGCGCTGCCTGTGCTCAGGAGcctcactatatatatatattaatagaGAGAAAGAGACTGACGGAGGGAGTCGATTCCTGATATGATAAATTTTCGGTGGAGGCCGCCGGCCGGCTAGGCTAGAGTGTAGTCTAGTCTCACTACTGAACTGAACTAGTACTAGTACTCAAGACAAGAGGCGGATTGAGAGGTAGGTAGGTAGGTAGGTAGGTAGCAGAGGAGATTGGAATTGGAATTGAAGCAAGCAGCACTGCAGCAGCATACAAGATCGATGGACAAGAGGAGGTCAGGAGAATTTCGCTCCTGCTCTGCTCGTGATGATATTGATATTGATAGGGGCCGGGGGAAATGAGGAGCCTacaggttgctgctgctgcaactatTGAATTGAGTGAGGAGTTGCAAATAAAAGCAACTGATCGAGCAGCAACGTACAGTAGGGGCGAGAGCAGTTAATTTGCGTGTTGTGTTCCTCCCCCTTCACCCTTGCGCGCTCAGTGGTCTCCAAGTCGATCCGTCCAAGGCGTATCTGATGTGCCATCTCAATGGCAATAtcctgtttccaaaacaaatctgctaacagagcatcaatgaaacgaataatgaaacaacctccgcAATACGTGGgtttcaccttgatgtttcctaGGCTAGGCAAAACATTTAATTACTGTAAAATGATTAGATCACAtgtaagatggtgaaacgatttaatCCTCAGTGGAGATTTCACAACGCCAGCGGAGTTAGTTTCACCATGataaaactacttccttctctctcctcatcttcgttttatgcaaaaagtgcagttttactgacatgacgctctaatGGGTTGTGGTGGCACGCGCGCGGGACCGGGACCCCGGGCGGTCGGCGAGGCAGCCGGGCGCAAAGCAAATGCAatgcaagcagcagcagcagcagcatgcgTGCCAGGCCGCAGGACacgctactgctactgctactgcacaCCCCTGCACTGCACGCACCATGCTGTGCTCCGTCCCAGTCCCCGCCACTACACAAGCGCCCCTACGTCCGTCGCCTGCCCCGACGAGACCCTTCTCCCGCCACCTGCGCACGTACGTATCACAGTTTCGGAATGCAATGCAAAATGCAACCTCATGATCAATCTGAATATTCTATCATCACGCCCCATTGACGACAACACACGCTCACGCTATTGTGTGTACATACAGTATGTAGTATGTGTGCTTCCTCTTTGGCCTCGCTCCTTTCTATAAACAAGAGTAGAGGGTAAAGTACATTTTAAACCTCCAACTAACATCATAGTTTGATTTTTCAACCTTAAACTACAAAACTGGGTAAAACACGCCTTAAACTCTCAAAACTGAacaaatttaggccttgtttagttccaaaaaattttgcaaaatttttcagatttcccgtcacatcgaatctttagacacatgcataaagtattaaatatagacaaaaataaaaactaattacacagtttagtcgaaattgacgagacgaatcttttgagcctagttagtccatgattggacaatatttgtcaaatacaaacaaaagagctacagtgtcaattttgcaaaatattttggaactaaacaagaccttagtcctTTGGCGCGTTTCAAAAGTACTCCCTATGTCCTATAATATAGTGTGTTCTATAAATTTTAAGGCAATTGAAGGAAACACACAAATGATGCATGTATCCATAGATTATTCTAATTAttgagttttctttttaaattgtGGCTTCCTTTTTAATAAACCTTGCCAAATCAAAGCATAGTCATTATGTAGAATGCATTATATTTCAATACAAATTATAGAAGTCACAACTCTATTCTCTAATAAAAAAACTAGTGTAATATACAAATATTCACAAAAGTAGTTTTCTATtctctaataataataataataataataataataataataataataataataataataataataataataataatatctgatttaatttctaaaaaaacataATTAATTTATCTTGAATCATAAAAATATGCAACTAGTTATTCAGATATTACTTCTTTCAAATAAATAATGACCACAACTACGAGCAATAAAGCAATAGGAACGGAAATAAACAAATTACAAATACCTACGTGTAGATCATAAAACAAGTAgagaaaatttttaaataaattagaTAGTAGTTTCATATTTTCAAGGTTTAAataaattatttatatatattttttaacaaaATAGAAAAATCACCTTTAAAGCCAGCACGGGGACTAAGTTTGTCCCGTTTTGACAATTGGAGGTTTTCCATTAACCGGTTTCACAATTGAAGGATGAAATAAAATCAGACTAACGTGTGGAAGTTTGAAGCTGAGAAATTTACTTTACCCTATATGGCTATATgctatgtactccctccgtcgaaAATTATGTCatgaagaatcttggagaggtaaatcattttaaatttaaccaaatttatatgataaaataataatatttatggtaccaactaagtattattaaattcttcattaattatatttttttagtatatctattgatatcataaatctttataattctcTCATCTAATTTTAATCAAACTTACATGATTTGACTCTTTAAAATTCTTGGAATAACTTGTAGTTTGGAATGGAAGGAGTATATAACAATGTACCTA from Sorghum bicolor cultivar BTx623 chromosome 3, Sorghum_bicolor_NCBIv3, whole genome shotgun sequence encodes the following:
- the LOC110434147 gene encoding uncharacterized protein LOC110434147; amino-acid sequence: MDSSSSGGGDDRWKLSNKGRSRSGRPHAMAMATDDASSAVLSRSYSASVVSSSSSSSRSTQAQAAESSSHSRLSKKKCVEAVKEHRARFYIVRRCVSMLVCWRDY